From one Formosa sediminum genomic stretch:
- a CDS encoding DUF4271 domain-containing protein: MLREVTYNEIFTILIMVGLISITIAKAKFTHRFNDLAAILTTSKYFNIYSRDQKLIDFFDILLLTNFIISTAIFTSICYSTFFSNSQIETHLMLTITVCIGAFLFLKLLIERVIANIFNIDEIIEHYIFQKKTYKNYFGMFFIPINAFLIYSVTPSKTILYVVFSIFLIILVLRLSTSLKRYQKLIKSNLFYFILYLCTLEIAPYIILYKLITSY; encoded by the coding sequence ATGCTTAGAGAAGTCACATATAATGAAATATTTACCATTCTAATTATGGTAGGCTTAATTAGTATTACTATTGCTAAAGCTAAATTTACACATAGATTTAATGATTTAGCAGCCATTTTAACGACATCTAAATATTTTAATATTTATTCTAGAGATCAAAAACTAATTGATTTTTTTGACATTTTACTTTTAACCAATTTTATAATCTCTACAGCAATTTTTACAAGTATTTGCTACAGTACTTTTTTTTCAAACTCACAAATAGAAACTCATTTAATGCTAACTATTACGGTTTGTATAGGAGCTTTTTTATTTTTAAAATTACTTATAGAAAGAGTCATTGCAAATATTTTTAATATTGATGAGATTATTGAGCATTACATTTTTCAGAAGAAAACATATAAGAATTACTTTGGGATGTTTTTTATTCCTATAAATGCATTTTTAATTTATAGTGTAACTCCATCAAAAACAATTTTGTATGTGGTATTTTCCATATTCCTAATTATTTTAGTCTTACGTTTATCAACTTCATTAAAACGTTATCAAAAACTAATTAAATCTAACCTTTTTTATTTTATTTTATATCTTTGCACTCTCGAAATCGCACCTTATATAATTTTGTATAAATTAATTACATCATATTAG
- a CDS encoding NAD-dependent epimerase/dehydratase family protein, with translation MILVTGGTGLVGSHLLYKLANNSKKIRAIYRSEAKLEVAKKIFSYYTSDTSLFESIEWVKTDLLNLPDLEAAFKNVTQVYHCAALVSFDPNDYIALKRTNTLGTANIVNLCLSYKVSKLCYVSSVATLGQSLTDTPITEETFWNPEEDNNVYAITKYGAEMEVWRGTQEGLDAIIVNPGVILGSGAWNQGSGNLFYKVYNHLNYYTNGITGFVAVEDVVDIMMTLMAMDIKNQNYILVSEHWSYKKLLQTIAKHLGVKIPHNEIQPWQAKLGWRLDWLRHKVTGKKRSLSKQMAKTIVSQSQYSSEKITALLNYKWTAIDTTIQSICKQFKNEL, from the coding sequence ATGATTTTAGTTACGGGAGGCACAGGACTTGTTGGTTCGCATTTACTTTATAAATTAGCGAATAATTCAAAAAAAATAAGAGCAATTTACAGATCGGAAGCGAAACTGGAGGTTGCTAAAAAAATCTTTTCTTATTATACATCAGACACGTCGTTATTTGAATCTATTGAATGGGTAAAAACAGACCTCTTAAATTTACCTGATTTAGAAGCTGCTTTTAAGAATGTTACACAGGTTTATCACTGCGCTGCTTTGGTTTCTTTTGACCCTAACGATTATATTGCACTAAAACGTACCAATACTTTAGGCACAGCAAATATTGTTAACCTATGCTTAAGTTATAAAGTTAGTAAATTATGTTATGTAAGTTCTGTTGCCACTTTAGGGCAATCGCTTACAGATACTCCTATTACAGAAGAAACTTTTTGGAATCCTGAAGAAGATAATAATGTGTATGCCATTACTAAATATGGCGCAGAAATGGAAGTTTGGCGCGGTACACAAGAAGGTTTAGATGCCATTATTGTTAATCCAGGAGTAATTTTAGGAAGTGGTGCTTGGAATCAAGGCAGCGGGAATTTATTTTATAAGGTTTACAATCATTTAAATTATTACACCAATGGCATTACGGGATTTGTTGCGGTAGAAGATGTTGTAGATATTATGATGACTTTGATGGCAATGGATATTAAAAACCAAAATTACATTTTAGTCTCCGAACATTGGAGTTATAAAAAACTGTTACAAACTATAGCCAAGCACTTAGGGGTTAAAATACCTCATAATGAGATACAACCTTGGCAAGCGAAACTGGGCTGGCGATTAGATTGGCTACGCCATAAAGTAACTGGAAAAAAGCGCAGTCTTAGTAAGCAAATGGCGAAAACCATTGTAAGTCAATCACAATATAGTTCAGAAAAAATAACAGCGCTTTTAAACTATAAATGGACTGCTATTGATACTACTATACAATCTATTTGCAAACAGTTTAAAAACGAACTTTAA
- a CDS encoding response regulator transcription factor encodes MNIKILLVDDEPDILEIVGYNLSSEGYEVITAENGAEAVKKAKKERPQLIIMDVMMPEMDGIEACEQIRNIPELKETIITFLTARGEDYSQVAGFDAGADDYITKPVKPKVLISKVKALLRRLKEETVNESIVKIGSLTINRDEYKIVLDNEEIVLPRKEFELLSLLASKPGKVFKREEILDKVWGNEVVVGGRTIDVHIRKLREKIGDKSFKTVKGVGYKFVD; translated from the coding sequence ATGAATATAAAAATTTTGTTGGTTGATGATGAGCCGGATATTTTAGAAATAGTAGGTTATAATTTATCTTCTGAAGGCTATGAAGTCATTACCGCAGAAAATGGTGCCGAAGCTGTTAAAAAAGCAAAAAAAGAACGTCCGCAGCTTATTATTATGGATGTAATGATGCCGGAAATGGATGGGATTGAAGCTTGCGAACAGATTAGAAATATTCCAGAATTAAAAGAAACTATTATTACTTTTTTAACAGCAAGAGGTGAAGATTATTCTCAAGTTGCAGGTTTTGATGCTGGAGCAGACGATTATATTACAAAACCAGTAAAACCAAAAGTATTAATAAGTAAAGTAAAAGCTTTATTAAGACGTTTAAAGGAAGAAACTGTAAACGAATCTATAGTTAAAATTGGTTCGTTAACCATAAATAGAGATGAATATAAAATTGTGTTAGACAACGAAGAAATTGTTTTACCAAGAAAAGAATTTGAATTATTATCTTTATTAGCATCTAAACCAGGCAAAGTATTTAAACGTGAAGAAATACTAGATAAAGTTTGGGGTAACGAAGTGGTTGTTGGAGGCAGAACTATTGATGTACATATACGTAAACTTCGTGAAAAAATTGGAGACAAAAGTTTTAAAACTGTAAAAGGTGTAGGGTACAAGTTTGTAGATTAA
- a CDS encoding T9SS type A sorting domain-containing protein has translation MGKNYLFTFLTCFLFFVVSHTTHAQSIEANISQNIEELSIYPNPVMNGKLYIVTKENLTKDIEIFNVLGKLIFQTTLFGKEVNISKLNPGIYIIKIKENNISTTRKLVVR, from the coding sequence ATGGGAAAAAACTACTTATTTACTTTTTTAACGTGTTTCTTGTTTTTTGTAGTATCGCATACCACGCATGCCCAGTCGATAGAAGCGAATATATCTCAAAACATTGAGGAGCTTTCTATTTATCCTAATCCAGTGATGAATGGTAAGTTATATATTGTTACGAAAGAGAATCTAACTAAAGACATCGAAATTTTTAATGTATTAGGTAAGCTTATCTTTCAAACCACTTTATTTGGTAAAGAGGTAAACATTTCTAAATTAAATCCTGGAATTTATATTATTAAAATTAAAGAAAACAATATTTCTACAACCAGAAAACTTGTAGTTAGATAA
- a CDS encoding glycosyltransferase → MKKRILIAPLNWGLGHATRCIPIINMLITHNYIPVIASDGIALALLKKEFPDVETVELPAYDIKYAKKGHFFKLKLIKDSPKLLKAIKAEKKATKAIISTHNIDGVISDNRLGVYSKKIPSVFITHQLQVLSGTTTWLSTKMHQRIIEKFDQCWVPDHENEPSLSGKLGHMKNIEIPIKYLGPLSRFERQELKPEYDIMLLLSGPEPQRTLLEDKLTNTFKEDSRRILCVRGVIEKEQTTITAGNLTMTNFMTGKALEKALNSSKIIVSRSGYTTVMDLSVLGKKAFFIPTPGQFEQEYLAERLDELKLVPYCKQNEFTLDKLETITDYKGLYGQNTSANFKDLFSLF, encoded by the coding sequence ATGAAAAAAAGAATACTAATTGCTCCTTTAAACTGGGGCTTAGGCCATGCAACTCGCTGCATACCAATTATAAACATGCTAATTACACATAATTACATACCTGTTATAGCAAGCGACGGTATTGCCCTAGCACTTTTAAAAAAAGAATTTCCTGATGTAGAAACAGTAGAGCTTCCTGCTTACGACATTAAGTACGCCAAAAAAGGGCATTTTTTTAAATTAAAACTTATTAAAGATTCGCCTAAATTATTAAAAGCAATTAAAGCTGAAAAAAAAGCAACAAAAGCGATAATAAGTACACATAATATAGACGGTGTAATATCAGACAATAGGCTTGGTGTATATAGTAAAAAAATCCCTTCGGTATTTATAACCCATCAACTTCAAGTGCTAAGCGGAACCACAACGTGGTTAAGCACAAAAATGCACCAACGCATTATTGAAAAATTTGATCAGTGCTGGGTTCCTGACCATGAGAACGAACCGAGTTTAAGTGGAAAACTTGGCCATATGAAAAATATTGAAATTCCTATTAAATACTTAGGTCCTTTAAGCCGGTTTGAAAGACAAGAATTAAAACCTGAATACGATATCATGTTATTGCTATCAGGACCAGAACCTCAGCGCACACTCTTAGAAGACAAACTTACTAACACGTTTAAGGAGGACTCTAGACGCATATTATGTGTACGTGGGGTTATTGAAAAAGAACAGACCACTATTACTGCAGGCAACCTAACCATGACTAATTTTATGACTGGAAAAGCCTTAGAAAAGGCATTAAATAGCAGTAAAATAATTGTGTCAAGATCTGGATACACGACTGTTATGGACCTTTCAGTTTTAGGAAAAAAAGCCTTTTTTATTCCAACTCCTGGCCAATTTGAACAAGAATATTTAGCCGAACGCTTAGATGAATTAAAACTCGTTCCGTATTGTAAGCAAAATGAGTTTACTTTAGATAAACTTGAAACAATTACAGATTACAAAGGTTTGTACGGGCAAAATACATCAGCTAATTTTAAGGATTTATTTAGTCTTTTCTAA
- a CDS encoding dihydroorotase, which produces MQLKQVLIKNAKIVNEGEIFEGDILIEGEFIKEVGESISAKSSDVQVFDVEGKYVMPGVIDDQVHFREPGLTQKANIATESKAAIAGGITSFIEMPNTIPQTTTLEKLDEKFAIAAETSHANYSFMFGGTNDNLEEILKVDTKNVAALKLFLGSSTGNMLVDNPKVLEEIFSKVKMLIAVHCEDEDTIKANLETFKEKYGEDIPIKYHPEIRSEEACYLSSSKAIELAKKTGARLHVFHLSTGKETKLFSNKIPLKDKKITAEVCIHHLWFTDDDYEKKGTFIKWNPAVKTEKDQDQLWEALLDGRIDVVATDHAPHTLEEKQNIYTKAPSGGPLVQHALPAMLEMHHRGKISFEKVVEKMCHNPAILFQVEKRGFIKVGHYADLVVVDLNNPWTVTKENILYKCQWSPFEGTTFKSRITDTFLNGELVYHNFKFNNVRAAKRLTFNR; this is translated from the coding sequence ATGCAGCTAAAACAAGTACTAATAAAAAATGCTAAAATTGTAAATGAAGGCGAGATTTTTGAAGGCGACATTTTAATTGAAGGCGAATTTATTAAAGAAGTAGGAGAATCTATTAGTGCAAAATCTTCGGATGTTCAGGTTTTTGATGTAGAAGGGAAGTATGTAATGCCAGGAGTTATAGATGATCAGGTGCATTTTAGAGAACCAGGTTTAACACAAAAAGCAAATATAGCTACAGAGTCTAAGGCAGCAATTGCTGGTGGAATCACATCTTTTATAGAGATGCCTAACACCATTCCGCAAACTACAACCCTTGAAAAATTAGATGAAAAATTTGCCATCGCAGCAGAAACATCTCACGCTAATTATTCGTTTATGTTTGGTGGTACTAACGATAACTTAGAAGAAATTTTAAAAGTAGATACTAAAAACGTAGCTGCTTTAAAGCTGTTTTTAGGCTCGTCTACAGGTAATATGCTTGTAGATAACCCAAAGGTTTTAGAAGAAATATTTTCTAAAGTAAAGATGTTAATTGCAGTACATTGTGAGGATGAAGACACTATTAAAGCAAATTTAGAAACTTTTAAAGAAAAGTACGGCGAAGATATTCCAATTAAATACCACCCAGAAATTAGAAGTGAAGAAGCTTGTTATTTATCCTCTTCAAAAGCTATCGAATTGGCTAAAAAAACAGGAGCAAGGTTGCATGTATTTCACCTATCTACAGGTAAAGAAACAAAACTGTTTTCTAATAAAATACCTTTAAAGGATAAGAAAATTACTGCCGAAGTTTGTATTCACCATCTATGGTTTACAGATGATGATTATGAGAAAAAAGGAACTTTCATTAAATGGAATCCTGCTGTAAAAACAGAAAAAGATCAAGATCAACTTTGGGAGGCACTTTTAGATGGGCGTATAGATGTGGTAGCTACAGACCATGCACCACATACGTTAGAAGAAAAACAAAATATATATACTAAAGCACCGTCTGGCGGACCGTTAGTACAACATGCATTACCAGCTATGTTAGAAATGCATCATCGTGGAAAAATTTCTTTTGAGAAAGTGGTAGAAAAAATGTGCCATAACCCTGCAATTTTATTTCAAGTAGAAAAACGTGGGTTTATTAAAGTAGGACACTATGCAGATTTAGTGGTAGTCGATTTAAATAATCCATGGACAGTTACTAAAGAAAATATTTTATATAAGTGCCAATGGTCTCCTTTTGAAGGGACTACATTTAAATCGCGTATAACAGATACTTTTTTAAATGGAGAGTTGGTGTATCATAATTTTAAATTTAACAACGTTAGAGCTGCAAAACGTTTAACTTTTAACAGATAA
- the tyrS gene encoding tyrosine--tRNA ligase, translating into MTENFVEELTWRGLVHDIMPGTEDQLNKEMTTAYIGFDPTSDSLHIGSLVPIIILVHLEKAGHKPIALVGGATGMIGDPSGKSDERNLLDEATLEKNVAGIKSVLSRFLNFNSKADNAPVLVNNYDWMKDFSFIDFARDVGKRITVNYMMAKDSVKKRFSGEEGSVGMSFTEFTYQLIQGYDFYHLHKHHNCLLQMGGSDQWGNITTGTELVRRMNVGVEAKAYAMTCPLITKADGSKFGKSEGGNVWLDADKTSVYKFYQFWLNTTDEDAEKYIKIFTFLDKATIEALISEHKETPHLRLLQKKLAEELTTFVHSKAEFENAEKASNILFSKSFKADIKTLDEKTFLDVFEGVPMAELPKADLENIDMIGVLAAKTNFLASNSEARRALKENAIAVNKEKVKEDYKISTDDLINDSYIIINKGKRNTYIIKVV; encoded by the coding sequence ATGACTGAAAATTTTGTTGAAGAATTAACCTGGAGAGGTTTAGTGCATGATATAATGCCTGGAACTGAAGATCAATTAAATAAAGAAATGACAACGGCCTATATAGGTTTCGATCCAACTTCAGATTCTTTACATATTGGAAGTTTAGTACCAATTATAATTTTAGTTCATTTAGAAAAAGCAGGGCATAAGCCTATAGCTTTAGTTGGTGGAGCCACAGGTATGATTGGAGATCCTTCTGGAAAAAGTGATGAGCGTAATTTACTGGATGAAGCTACATTAGAAAAAAATGTTGCAGGTATAAAAAGTGTATTATCTCGATTTTTAAATTTCAATTCAAAAGCAGATAATGCTCCTGTATTGGTGAATAATTACGATTGGATGAAAGATTTTTCATTCATTGATTTTGCGCGTGATGTAGGAAAACGTATTACTGTTAATTACATGATGGCTAAAGACTCGGTTAAAAAACGTTTTTCTGGTGAAGAAGGAAGTGTTGGGATGTCGTTTACCGAATTTACGTATCAATTAATTCAAGGTTACGACTTTTACCATTTACATAAACACCATAACTGTTTATTACAAATGGGAGGTAGCGACCAATGGGGAAATATTACTACAGGAACAGAATTGGTAAGACGTATGAATGTTGGAGTAGAAGCTAAGGCATATGCGATGACTTGTCCGTTAATTACTAAAGCAGATGGCTCTAAATTTGGAAAAAGCGAAGGTGGTAATGTGTGGTTAGATGCCGACAAAACATCGGTATACAAGTTTTATCAATTTTGGTTGAACACGACAGATGAAGATGCAGAAAAATATATCAAAATTTTTACATTTTTAGACAAAGCTACTATTGAAGCTTTAATTTCAGAACACAAAGAGACACCGCATTTAAGATTATTACAAAAGAAATTAGCCGAAGAGTTAACCACATTTGTACATTCAAAAGCAGAGTTTGAAAATGCAGAAAAAGCATCTAATATTCTTTTTTCTAAATCGTTTAAAGCAGATATTAAAACCCTAGACGAGAAAACATTTTTAGATGTATTTGAAGGTGTACCAATGGCAGAACTTCCTAAAGCTGATTTAGAAAATATAGACATGATAGGAGTGTTGGCAGCTAAAACCAATTTCTTAGCATCTAATAGCGAAGCCCGAAGAGCTTTAAAAGAAAATGCTATAGCTGTTAATAAGGAAAAAGTTAAAGAAGATTATAAAATTAGCACAGACGATTTAATTAACGATAGCTATATTATAATTAATAAAGGAAAACGTAATACCTATATTATAAAAGTGGTTTAA
- a CDS encoding uroporphyrinogen-III synthase: protein MKVKTILVSQPEPKIENSPYFDLQEKQKVKIDFRPFIHVEGVPAKEIRQQKVDLNNYTAIILTSRNAVDHFFRVAEEMRFKVPDSMKYFCQSEAVAYYLQKYVVYRKRKIYVGKRTFSELTPLIKKYKDEKFLLPTTDKLKPEVPQILNGLGINWKEAVFYRTVISDLSDLADVLYDVLVFFSPSGIESLFHNFPDFKQNDTRIAVFGNTTIKAVEEKGLRVDIAAPTKETPSMTMALEKYIEKVNKGK, encoded by the coding sequence ATGAAAGTGAAAACAATTTTAGTCTCTCAGCCAGAACCTAAAATAGAAAATTCTCCATATTTTGATCTTCAAGAAAAGCAAAAAGTAAAAATTGATTTCCGACCTTTTATTCACGTAGAAGGAGTTCCAGCAAAAGAAATTAGACAGCAAAAAGTAGACTTAAACAACTACACTGCTATTATTTTAACTAGCCGTAATGCGGTAGATCACTTTTTTAGAGTTGCAGAAGAAATGCGTTTTAAAGTCCCAGATTCAATGAAATATTTCTGCCAATCTGAAGCCGTAGCGTATTACCTTCAAAAATATGTGGTTTACAGAAAAAGGAAAATATATGTAGGAAAACGTACATTTTCTGAATTAACACCTCTTATTAAAAAGTATAAGGACGAAAAATTTTTATTACCTACAACAGACAAACTAAAACCTGAAGTGCCGCAAATCTTAAATGGTTTAGGTATTAATTGGAAAGAAGCTGTATTTTACAGAACTGTAATTAGCGACTTATCTGATTTAGCAGATGTTTTATACGATGTTTTAGTGTTCTTTAGCCCTTCTGGTATTGAATCTTTATTTCACAACTTCCCTGATTTTAAACAAAACGATACGCGTATAGCAGTATTTGGAAATACAACTATTAAGGCTGTTGAAGAAAAAGGATTACGTGTAGATATTGCTGCACCTACTAAAGAAACACCATCTATGACTATGGCTTTAGAAAAATACATTGAAAAAGTAAATAAAGGAAAATAA
- a CDS encoding polyprenol monophosphomannose synthase — protein sequence MRDSIVIIPTYNEIENIEAIIRAVFSQEKDFDVLVVDDNSPDLTALKVKALQAYFPERLFLEVRQDKSGLGTAYIHGFKWCLKRTYKYIFEMDADFSHNPTDLVRLYNACANSGADLSIGSRYVKGVNVVNWPMNRVLMSYMASKYVRLITGMKIHDTTAGFVCYKREVLEAINLDKIKFVGYAFQIEMKFKAYIKQFKIEEVPVIFTDRTKGESKLSSGIISEAIFGVISMKLKSIFKRE from the coding sequence GTGAGAGACTCTATAGTCATAATCCCTACATATAACGAGATTGAAAATATTGAGGCCATAATTAGAGCCGTATTTTCACAAGAAAAAGACTTTGATGTTTTAGTTGTCGATGATAATTCGCCAGATTTAACAGCTTTAAAAGTAAAAGCACTACAAGCATATTTTCCTGAGCGTCTATTTTTAGAAGTAAGACAAGATAAATCGGGTTTAGGTACAGCATATATTCACGGTTTTAAATGGTGTTTAAAACGTACTTATAAATATATTTTTGAAATGGATGCCGATTTTTCTCATAATCCAACAGATTTAGTACGTTTGTATAACGCTTGTGCAAATTCTGGAGCCGATTTGTCTATTGGATCTCGATATGTAAAAGGCGTAAATGTAGTAAATTGGCCTATGAATCGTGTATTAATGTCTTATATGGCATCTAAATACGTACGTCTTATTACAGGTATGAAAATTCATGACACCACTGCAGGATTTGTATGCTATAAACGTGAAGTTTTAGAAGCTATTAATTTAGATAAAATTAAATTTGTAGGCTACGCATTTCAAATCGAAATGAAATTTAAAGCTTATATTAAGCAATTTAAAATAGAAGAAGTACCGGTAATTTTTACCGATAGAACTAAAGGAGAATCGAAATTAAGTTCAGGGATAATTTCTGAAGCCATTTTTGGTGTAATTTCAATGAAATTGAAAAGTATTTTTAAAAGAGAGTAA
- a CDS encoding LuxE/PaaK family acyltransferase, protein MINTQAIFNIKTENQFNEHALDVFQFQFKNNRTYRSFCDLLYIHPSDIKHYRDIPFLPIDFFKSKTILSSQDPVQCTFSSSGTTGNTTSKHLVTDVSIYEDSFRNGFKEAYGDIKNYAVLALLPSYLERNGSSLIYMVNDMINQSQHPESGFYLNNLSDLKSKLIELDTRGQKVLLIGVSFALLDLVETFQFQLKHTIVMETGGMKGRRKELIRTELHAILKAGFGVSEIHSEYGMTELLSQGYSKGHGIFNCPPWMKILTRDPEDALTIQTEGKTGGINVIDLANVNSCAFIATQDLGKITGDNAFEIIGRFDNSDIRGCNLMVL, encoded by the coding sequence ATGATTAATACTCAAGCTATATTTAATATTAAAACGGAAAATCAATTTAACGAACATGCATTAGACGTATTTCAATTTCAGTTTAAAAACAATCGTACTTACAGATCGTTTTGTGATTTGCTCTACATTCATCCGAGCGATATTAAACACTACAGAGACATCCCTTTTTTACCTATAGATTTTTTTAAATCTAAAACAATTTTAAGCAGTCAAGACCCTGTACAATGTACATTTTCCAGTAGCGGTACAACAGGTAATACAACCAGTAAACATTTGGTAACCGATGTTTCTATTTACGAAGACAGCTTTAGAAATGGCTTTAAGGAAGCTTATGGAGATATTAAAAATTATGCTGTTTTGGCTTTGCTACCTTCATATTTAGAACGTAATGGTTCCTCTTTAATATATATGGTTAACGATATGATTAACCAATCGCAACACCCAGAAAGCGGATTTTATTTAAATAATTTATCTGATTTAAAATCAAAGTTAATCGAATTAGATACTCGTGGGCAAAAAGTACTTTTAATAGGTGTATCTTTTGCTTTATTAGATTTAGTTGAAACCTTTCAATTTCAATTAAAACACACTATAGTTATGGAAACTGGTGGTATGAAAGGCCGCAGGAAAGAACTTATTAGAACAGAATTGCACGCTATTTTAAAAGCGGGATTTGGAGTGTCAGAAATTCATAGTGAATATGGCATGACTGAACTTTTAAGTCAAGGATATTCTAAAGGGCATGGCATTTTTAACTGTCCACCTTGGATGAAAATCTTAACTAGAGATCCTGAAGACGCATTAACCATTCAAACAGAAGGAAAAACAGGAGGTATAAATGTTATTGATTTGGCCAATGTAAATTCGTGCGCCTTTATAGCTACTCAAGATTTAGGTAAAATTACAGGTGATAATGCCTTTGAAATCATTGGGCGTTTTGATAATTCTGATATTCGTGGCTGTAATTTAATGGTGTTATAA
- a CDS encoding sensor histidine kinase, with protein MQKKTKKTYKFAVKTAGYSSLLLGFLFSIYTSIFFVFNIFHVLLFVGLFFFGCFSIIQYRVELFIYKRVKKIYDDLTLLESTTLRKKRITTDMATLTQEIDKYAKDKKIEIEMLQVREEYRKEFLGNISHELKTPLFTVQGYILTLLEGAGNDKNIREKYLDRASKGVERLIYIVNDLDMITKLEVGDLRLELEEFDIVELVSNVFDMFEMKAAKKRITLTFDRAYSEPILVYADKERIQQVLTNLVVNSIKYGHDKGTTEVSIENLIKNKVIVRVTDNGEGILPNHIPRLFERFYRVDKSGSRKEGGSGLGLAIVKHIIEAHDEKIYVESDFGVGSEFSFTLEKTK; from the coding sequence ATGCAAAAAAAAACTAAAAAAACATACAAATTTGCAGTTAAAACTGCGGGGTATTCGTCTTTATTATTAGGGTTTTTATTTAGTATTTATACATCTATATTTTTTGTATTTAATATTTTTCATGTCTTACTTTTTGTAGGACTGTTTTTCTTTGGCTGTTTTTCTATTATACAATATCGTGTAGAACTTTTTATTTATAAAAGAGTAAAAAAAATATACGACGATTTAACACTTCTAGAATCTACCACACTTAGAAAAAAACGAATTACTACAGATATGGCTACGCTTACTCAAGAAATTGACAAGTATGCTAAGGATAAAAAAATAGAAATCGAAATGTTGCAAGTTCGTGAGGAATATAGAAAAGAATTTTTAGGAAATATTTCTCACGAATTAAAAACTCCTTTGTTTACCGTGCAAGGGTATATTTTAACTCTGCTTGAAGGCGCTGGTAACGATAAAAATATTAGAGAAAAATACTTAGATCGTGCCAGTAAAGGTGTAGAACGTTTAATTTATATCGTAAACGATCTAGACATGATTACCAAACTCGAGGTAGGTGATTTACGACTAGAATTGGAAGAATTTGATATTGTTGAATTGGTTTCAAATGTATTTGATATGTTTGAAATGAAAGCCGCTAAAAAACGTATTACACTTACTTTCGACAGGGCGTATTCTGAACCAATTTTGGTGTATGCAGATAAAGAACGCATACAACAAGTACTTACAAATTTGGTGGTAAATTCCATTAAATATGGTCACGATAAAGGGACTACAGAAGTGAGTATTGAAAATTTAATTAAAAACAAAGTTATAGTCCGTGTTACCGATAATGGAGAAGGGATTCTTCCAAACCATATCCCAAGACTTTTTGAGCGGTTTTATAGGGTTGATAAAAGTGGTTCTAGAAAAGAAGGTGGTTCTGGTCTTGGGTTAGCTATTGTTAAACATATCATTGAGGCTCACGACGAAAAAATTTATGTAGAAAGTGATTTTGGTGTAGGTAGTGAGTTTTCTTTTACGTTAGAAAAGACTAAATAA
- a CDS encoding DUF4296 domain-containing protein: MKRLLIAILTFFCVLSCHQVSKPKKPKNLISREKMVDIIIDMSLLTSTRGFDKKNLDSNGITVQSYIYDKYNIDSLQFAESNEYYIFNLDEYDALYEKVDDSLKVLKKQFQEIQDQEEEAKRKKDSLDKLKEPDLIPIKHREVKNLKPENLDVEALKKKD, from the coding sequence ATGAAACGTTTATTAATAGCTATTCTTACTTTTTTTTGTGTCTTATCTTGTCACCAAGTTTCTAAACCCAAGAAACCAAAAAACTTGATATCTAGGGAGAAAATGGTCGACATTATTATAGACATGAGTTTGTTAACTTCTACTAGAGGATTTGATAAAAAAAATCTGGATAGTAATGGGATTACTGTACAATCTTATATTTACGATAAATATAATATTGATAGTTTACAGTTTGCAGAAAGTAATGAGTATTATATATTTAATTTAGATGAATATGATGCTCTATACGAAAAAGTAGACGACAGCTTAAAGGTCTTAAAAAAACAGTTTCAGGAAATACAAGACCAAGAAGAGGAGGCTAAACGTAAAAAAGATTCTTTAGATAAATTAAAGGAGCCTGATTTAATTCCTATAAAACATAGGGAAGTTAAAAATCTAAAGCCTGAGAACTTAGATGTGGAGGCGTTAAAAAAGAAAGATTAA